One Saccharopolyspora erythraea NRRL 2338 genomic region harbors:
- a CDS encoding glycosyltransferase, translating into MKVLHVITGLGVGGAELQLRSVLQHTRHDSDVVALYNPGDVASMIRSDGVRVRDLGMTSNTQLSAVLRLRELIRDERYDVVHTHLYRACVYGRLAARLAGTKVVVTTEHSIGETHLERRRMTLGVRALYLGTDLCSDATIAVSDTVATRLVNWGVRPRKITVIPNGVDFGRVRFDAEARGRVRAEHGIPPDAFVVGVLGRLDPNKRFNLVIDAMAPLVDQRTKLLLVGDGADRERLEKLVRAHGISDHVVFAGERHDVAAMLSSLDLFVASSAQETFGLSVLEALANGMPALYTTCPAMDGIDTDRARQVPGDPERMRAEIAREISERRPRADVPEIRRRYGIEAVTGRIDDLYARLGEAQR; encoded by the coding sequence GTGAAGGTTCTGCACGTGATCACAGGGCTCGGGGTCGGCGGCGCCGAGCTCCAGCTCCGGTCGGTACTCCAGCACACCAGGCACGACTCCGACGTGGTCGCGCTGTACAACCCGGGAGACGTCGCCTCCATGATCCGCTCCGACGGCGTGCGGGTCCGCGACCTCGGGATGACCAGCAACACCCAGCTCAGCGCGGTGCTCAGGCTGCGCGAGCTGATCCGCGACGAGCGCTACGACGTGGTGCACACCCACCTCTACCGGGCTTGCGTGTACGGGCGCCTGGCGGCGCGGTTGGCCGGCACGAAGGTCGTGGTGACCACCGAGCACTCCATCGGCGAGACCCACCTCGAACGGCGCCGCATGACGCTGGGCGTGCGGGCGTTGTACCTGGGCACCGACCTGTGCTCGGACGCGACGATCGCGGTGTCGGACACCGTCGCGACGCGGTTGGTGAACTGGGGAGTGCGGCCGCGCAAGATCACCGTGATCCCCAACGGCGTGGACTTCGGCCGGGTCCGCTTCGACGCGGAGGCCAGAGGGCGGGTGCGGGCCGAGCACGGCATCCCGCCGGACGCCTTCGTGGTCGGGGTGCTGGGCAGGCTCGATCCGAACAAGAGGTTCAACCTCGTCATCGACGCGATGGCACCGCTGGTGGACCAGCGCACCAAGCTGCTGCTCGTCGGCGACGGCGCCGACCGCGAGCGGCTGGAGAAGCTGGTGCGCGCGCACGGCATCTCCGACCACGTCGTCTTCGCGGGCGAGCGGCACGACGTCGCCGCGATGCTGTCGTCGCTGGACCTGTTCGTGGCCTCCTCCGCGCAGGAGACCTTCGGGCTGTCGGTGCTGGAGGCGCTGGCCAACGGCATGCCCGCGCTCTACACCACCTGCCCGGCCATGGACGGCATCGACACCGACCGCGCCCGCCAGGTGCCCGGGGACCCCGAGCGCATGCGCGCCGAGATCGCGCGCGAGATCAGCGAACGCAGGCCGCGCGCCGACGTCCCCGAGATCCGCCGCCGGTACGGCATCGAGGCCGTCACCGGTCGCATCG
- a CDS encoding NAD(P)-binding domain-containing protein has translation MNDYDLVDVAIVGAGPYGLSLAAHLRANGVSYRQFGVPMGLWRTAMPRGMYLKSQGFASNLSDPDGTHSLRNFCRETGRTYADYGVPVSLDTFVSYGEWFRLDRGLEVDERLVTDVRRRDEHFDLTLADGEQVRARNVVVAAGVEHFARLPEVLEDLPTELCTHSSEHTDLSVFQDREVIVVGAGQSALETAALLHEHGARTQMLVRADGLVWNGRPLLPDRPLLQRMREPEAGLGSGLSTWFYSEHPRLFRRLPKQTRVYRARTALGPAGAWWLRERVEGKFPVRLSHGIDWAAQDGHRVRLGVRANGHGRREFEADHVIGATGYPPNLARLSFVGPQLRSRLSTLAGTPRVGRDFQSSVPGLFFVGAVVAPEHGPVMRFVYGADYAVRQVSGRLSALRSRRMAVGGVGR, from the coding sequence ATGAACGACTACGACCTCGTCGACGTGGCCATCGTCGGCGCCGGGCCGTACGGGCTGTCGCTGGCCGCGCATCTGCGCGCCAACGGGGTGTCCTACCGGCAGTTCGGCGTCCCGATGGGGCTGTGGCGCACGGCGATGCCGCGCGGCATGTACCTGAAGTCGCAGGGGTTCGCCTCCAACCTGTCCGATCCGGACGGGACGCACTCGCTGCGCAACTTCTGCCGCGAGACCGGCCGTACCTACGCCGACTACGGGGTGCCGGTGTCGCTGGACACCTTCGTCTCCTACGGCGAGTGGTTCCGGCTCGACCGGGGGCTGGAGGTCGACGAGCGGCTGGTCACCGACGTGCGCAGGCGCGACGAGCACTTCGACCTGACCCTGGCCGACGGTGAGCAGGTCCGCGCCCGCAACGTGGTGGTGGCAGCCGGTGTCGAGCACTTCGCCCGCCTGCCCGAGGTGCTGGAGGACCTGCCGACCGAGCTGTGCACGCACAGCTCCGAGCACACCGACCTCAGCGTGTTCCAGGACCGGGAGGTGATCGTCGTCGGGGCGGGGCAGTCGGCGCTGGAGACGGCGGCGCTGCTGCACGAGCACGGGGCACGCACGCAGATGCTCGTGCGCGCGGACGGTCTGGTGTGGAACGGGCGACCGCTGCTGCCGGACCGCCCGTTGCTGCAACGCATGCGGGAACCCGAGGCCGGTCTCGGTTCGGGGCTCTCGACCTGGTTCTACTCCGAGCACCCACGGCTGTTCCGGCGGTTGCCGAAGCAGACCAGGGTCTACCGGGCGCGCACCGCGCTGGGGCCGGCGGGGGCCTGGTGGCTGCGCGAGCGCGTCGAGGGCAAGTTCCCGGTCCGGCTGTCCCACGGGATCGACTGGGCGGCACAGGACGGGCACCGCGTCCGGCTCGGGGTGCGGGCCAACGGGCACGGCAGGCGGGAGTTCGAGGCCGACCACGTCATCGGCGCGACCGGCTATCCGCCCAACCTGGCGCGGTTGTCGTTCGTGGGACCGCAACTGCGCTCGCGGCTGAGCACGCTCGCGGGTACGCCGCGGGTGGGCCGCGACTTCCAGTCCTCGGTCCCCGGCCTGTTCTTCGTCGGCGCGGTCGTGGCCCCGGAGCACGGACCGGTCATGCGCTTCGTCTACGGGGCCGACTACGCGGTGCGGCAGGTCAGCGGGCGGCTGTCGGCGCTGCGCTCCCGCCGCATGGCGGTGGGAGGCGTCGGTAGATGA
- a CDS encoding sugar transferase, with translation MSAPGLRSEHGGFTAALPSLTREHPCDARSTRVVKASALPVTDLVAVVVPAVLAQVPVPAGAAYGLAVLAVLAGQGQHRLRICLRVSDQAPRIAVAALLPVAVLLPWTAPGAAVLLALLTAGALVTARGAAYGLLRAAHRRGRLVEPALVVGSGDEAARIAGLLAEHPECGLRSAGWVAGGGFGAVRGLPALGGVADLAGVIARYRIARVLVCAPEGDDGALVAAVRACRSVGVDFCLVPRPGELGLAVPRACLDEIWGVVLVPLRRPNLLSAVAKRAFDLVVGTVLLVLLAPVLLVLAGIVRGCGKATTFFCQWRVSRTGRLVRVVKLRTLVDTGEKWAVAADQCTALGRWLRGTHLDELPQLVNVLRGEMSLVGPRPERPYYAKRFAGEIPHYADRHRMPGGMTGWAQVHGLHGDTSIPDRARFDNQYIEYWSLWMDLVVVARTVAIVARAMGGRR, from the coding sequence ATGAGCGCCCCCGGCCTGCGATCCGAGCACGGCGGCTTCACCGCCGCGCTGCCCTCGCTCACCCGCGAGCACCCGTGCGACGCGCGGTCCACGCGGGTGGTGAAGGCGTCGGCGCTGCCGGTCACCGATCTGGTGGCGGTGGTGGTGCCGGCGGTGCTCGCGCAGGTGCCGGTGCCGGCCGGGGCCGCCTACGGCCTGGCGGTCCTGGCCGTGCTCGCCGGTCAGGGCCAGCACCGGCTGCGGATCTGCCTGCGGGTGTCCGACCAGGCACCCCGGATCGCGGTGGCGGCGTTGCTGCCGGTGGCGGTGCTGCTGCCGTGGACCGCTCCGGGAGCGGCCGTGCTGCTGGCGCTGCTCACCGCGGGCGCGCTGGTCACCGCGCGTGGCGCGGCGTACGGGCTGCTGAGGGCGGCCCACCGCCGCGGCAGGCTGGTCGAACCGGCGCTGGTCGTCGGGAGCGGGGACGAGGCCGCCCGGATCGCCGGGCTCCTCGCCGAGCACCCGGAATGCGGGTTGCGCTCGGCGGGCTGGGTCGCGGGCGGTGGTTTCGGGGCGGTGAGGGGGCTTCCCGCTCTCGGCGGCGTCGCGGACCTGGCCGGGGTGATCGCGCGGTACCGCATCGCGCGCGTGCTGGTCTGCGCTCCGGAAGGCGACGACGGGGCACTGGTGGCCGCGGTGCGCGCGTGCCGGTCGGTGGGCGTGGACTTCTGCCTGGTGCCCAGGCCCGGCGAGCTGGGGCTGGCGGTGCCGAGGGCGTGCCTCGACGAGATCTGGGGAGTCGTGCTGGTGCCGCTGCGCAGGCCGAACCTGTTGTCGGCAGTGGCCAAACGCGCCTTCGACCTGGTCGTGGGCACCGTGCTGCTGGTGCTGCTCGCACCGGTGCTGCTGGTGCTGGCCGGGATCGTGCGCGGCTGCGGCAAGGCCACGACCTTCTTCTGCCAGTGGCGGGTCAGCCGGACCGGGCGGCTGGTGCGGGTGGTCAAGCTGCGGACGCTGGTCGACACCGGCGAGAAGTGGGCGGTCGCGGCCGACCAGTGCACCGCGCTCGGGCGGTGGCTGCGGGGGACGCATCTCGACGAGCTGCCGCAGCTGGTCAACGTGCTGCGCGGGGAGATGTCGCTGGTGGGTCCCAGACCCGAGCGGCCCTACTACGCCAAGCGTTTCGCAGGGGAGATACCGCACTACGCCGACCGGCACCGGATGCCGGGCGGCATGACGGGATGGGCGCAGGTCCACGGCCTGCACGGGGACACCTCGATCCCGGACCGCGCGCGCTTCGACAACCAGTACATCGAGTACTGGTCGCTGTGGATGGACCTGGTGGTCGTGGCCCGCACGGTCGCGATCGTCGCACGAGCCATGGGAGGACGACGGTGA